TCTTTGTCTGTGGGATATTTATTCCTGTGAAACAGCAGGAAGCTCTTTGAATCTGTCTTTCAAACCAATTGCACAGTTGATtcgacaacaacaacaacaatgcctTGTTAATTCCACTAAAAGCACACACTGGTCGCCTTCGACAGAGTTTAACAGAGGAAAGTGGATAAGCGAAGAAGCTtgaaaatgctaaatgaaaaggCTTACTTTTTCCGCAGCAGTGGTAGTGAAATTGCTTTGGGCAAGGAGCTGGCTGCTCTTTGAGCCATTGTCTCTATCCACCTAGATCACTCAGTGGAGGAGTGCTGAGGAGGTGTGCAGTTTCCCCTACACTAAACCTCAGCTGTTGGTGAGCGGGTCAGTGAGGGGGCACTAGGCCAGTGGGAAAGTGGGCTCAGACTGTAACATCCCAAACCAGTGGGGGGTCGAAGCCAAAGAAACAGAAGTGCCCTCACGTCAGTATTCATGTATCAAAGCCACTGTAAAAACCTGTCATTCCATCTCTTGCATTTGAGAGCACCACAGATCCCCACTGAGGCAAATGTCCTTTGAAACACGAGCTCTCCATTGTGTATCAAATAATAAATTTGTAGTTAATAAGGCTTATTCAATGGGCTTATTTCAGTCATCTCTGTATCAGTAATGACTATCAGTGCCAAGCATACAATTCACAGCCAAGATTATGAATAAATCATTGAAAGTATTGaaagttgttttatttctaATTACTGGATTTGAAAAGGCAGTAAAATAACAAGCCCATCTTCCAGCTAGCAGAACAGGGGACAGAAACGACTGTGTTAATACTGATACAGTTCATGGGGACAGTCACTGCGTGCAAGGGTGTGTGAACAGGGACGCATATTGTATATAGTGACATACAGCATCAAATTCATgataaatatttctttcaggCAATAACAAAACATGAATCATGAGTTTTAACATCAGCTGTGaagcttaaaaaaataaacaaaggatATTTCAATGTCTCTAAGCCTCCCACGTCATGTGGGCAGACAGGTCACTGTAAGGTGATGGAAAGGCATCTTGGGGTCTCTAGTGCAATCTCAGTATTTATATTACCATAGCAGTGTGAGGCAGGGAGCTGGAGGCAGACATGTGAGATATGCACATCTCTGTGTGCATCTTATGAGCTACTTGCAGTAGATGAGATACATTACAAAAGATGCAAGCAGGAAGTGGTATGCATTAGACGGTAATTGTTGTTATGCCTGCCCCACTTCCCTTTTACCTCACTGTGCCTATTCTTGTGGTTAAGCCTCAACACATATTAATACTGTTTTCATCGCTTTTAACGTTACAGTGACACCATATTGGTAAATATCCCCAGAAGTTCCCCAAACCAGGACACCAGAGGGCAGTAATGCCCCATGAAATTAGCAACAGAGATTTATCTTTGACACAATGGTTCATAAAATGGTCTGGCGCTGAGCGTCCCCTCccatattttataattttcGTCTGTTGGAATGATTTGGAAAACCTGCAGCAGCTCTCAGATGGCTCAATTCTGTTTCACAACAGCGTTGCGCACAGATACACTGCCAAGGCTCGCCCTTGAGTACAAAAGTCCACTGACCACACCTTATTGTGTGTTCAGTAATCTCCTTATCACTTTTGGATTCCTTTATTATAGGAAATGGCCATAGAAAAATAAGTGGATGCAGAAGAGAAATAAttgcataatatttacataCCACCATAtacaatgaaactgaaaatctactgtacaaaagaagagaaaaacatacacacatgtctgtgtgactggtgtgtgtgtttttcatatcaTCTACTCGGGacttttttgcagtttctttATTGGCTGGGTGAACTGTGTTGGTCACGTGGCTTCCTGTAAAAGCAGCCCCCCGGGCACAACTGAAGTGTTACACAATGAAGCGCCAGATGTGAAGCAGGGCCCAACCCAGCCCCACAACATGCCTTGAGGCGGCCCTGCTTCTCTGATGGTCTTGGGTGGGTGGCATCCACACGTTCACCTTTTTGCTGACCAGGTAATCTCCAGTGCTGGGAATCCACAGAGAACAGGTGTAGTCCCCTGTTGTCTTTTCAGTGGGGAGGTTGCTGGAGACATTGTACAGTCCCTTGTGGTCCGGTCCGGCACAGGTGGCTGGTGTTGCGTCCAGAGTTACATTCTTCTCGTGGAAAAACCAGTGCACCTCACCTTGGGGGTATACCCCATGGAAATGGCACTCCACCTGTGACGAGGACGAGTGTTGTTTGGCATGTCCGTGACATTCttcagggaaaaagaaaaaaaaagcctttcaaAGGTGTGAATAATAAGGACAACAGGTGACAGGAAGCAGGGCGAAATTACTAAAGCTCATGCAGTGGAGCAACAGTATTCAAGTACATTGGTGGCTACGTAATCCCTCCCATTTATCACATTTAATCAAGATGCTTGTAACGGGTCGGTTTTGAGCCTTCACAACTGGACTTCAGCAGCGCACAGCCCTCAGGCTCCAAATCAATAGACAGTCTCAGGCACAGACTCCAATAAAATCTACTCGGCAGGCACAACCAGTGGAGACCCCTTCACCTGCCTTTTACACAGCCGTGAGGCAACATTAGTTTCTGGTCACTAGGTATCAAACCAGTGGGAGTTTTTTTGCCCTTTGGGGAAATATACAGTTTGTATGAGActgaaaagcacagagacaATACTCACCTTGTACTTTCACAGCAGAGCTGACGTGTTTCATGCCCTGGTTGGAGCGCAGTTTGCAGATGTATGTTCCCTGGTCTGAAGGCCACACATGCTTGAAGGTCAGGGCCAGCTGCTTCTCGGGCATGTAGTCGCACAGGATTCTAGCATCTGGTTTATGTGACGCCTTGTTGTCGAACGAGCACAGATTTTCCCCTGTCTTTTCATGGATCCAGGCTAGGAGCGTGACCGAGAGGCCATTCAGCGAGGAGATGTTGCAGTGCAGCGTCACTCGGCTGTGGCACTGTGCTGTCACCAACCTGTTGGCGTGCAGCTCCACCAAGCCTGTGGCAGGAAGGGGGAGATCTTATCTGCACAGAAGCACCACTGGTGgcagttcatttttcactgtggaGATCACTAAATGAAATACACTGTACAAACTttttagaggaaaaacaaactaccaaactgaaatgaaacagcaaaTCACCATCTGACCATTTGCCAGACAACGGTAAAG
This genomic stretch from Megalops cyprinoides isolate fMegCyp1 chromosome 1, fMegCyp1.pri, whole genome shotgun sequence harbors:
- the LOC118770408 gene encoding uncharacterized protein LOC118770408 — encoded protein: MCCDPKMGVVTAAAFFLFLFAVVTSTTNGLVELHANRLVTAQCHSRVTLHCNISSLNGLSVTLLAWIHEKTGENLCSFDNKASHKPDARILCDYMPEKQLALTFKHVWPSDQGTYICKLRSNQGMKHVSSAVKVQECHGHAKQHSSSSQVECHFHGVYPQGEVHWFFHEKNVTLDATPATCAGPDHKGLYNVSSNLPTEKTTGDYTCSLWIPSTGDYLVSKKVNVWMPPTQDHQRSRAASRHVVGLGWALLHIWRFIV